Proteins encoded in a region of the Vitis riparia cultivar Riparia Gloire de Montpellier isolate 1030 chromosome 7, EGFV_Vit.rip_1.0, whole genome shotgun sequence genome:
- the LOC117918482 gene encoding esterase AGAP003155-like isoform X1 — MENQLQNKPRILCLHGFRTSAEILKKLVGKWPETVLGNLDLVFLDAPFPAQGKADVEGLFDPPYYEWFQSNQDFTEYINFEECLAYIEDYMLKHGPFHGLLGFSQGAILAAALPGMQAQGVALTKVPKIKFLIIISGAKFGGSRFGSPKLAANAFSPPIPCPSLHFIGETDFMKQEGTALLESFVDPVVIHHPRGHTVPRLDEKAQETVLQFIQKIWSISLQEE, encoded by the exons atggaaaatcaacttcaaaacaAACCCAGAATTCTCTGCCTTCACGGCTTCAGAACAAGCGCCGAAATCCTCAAGAAACTGGTGGGAAAATGGCCGGAAACAGTGCTGGGAAATTTGGATCTCGTCTTCCTCGATGCCCCTTTTCCAGCCCAAGGCAAAGCTGACGTCGAAGGACTCTTTGATCCTCCCTATTACGAATGGTTCCAATCCAACCAG GATTTCACggaatatataaattttgaagaatgccTTGCCTACATAGAAGATTACATGCTAAAGCATGGGCCCTTCCATGGTCTACTTGGTTTCTCCCAG GGTGCAATTTTGGCAGCTGCTTTGCCAGGGATGCAAGCACAG GGAGTGGCTCTTACAAAGGTCCCAAAGATCAAGTTTCTGATAATAATATCAGGGGCTAAATTTGGAGGATCTAGGTTCGGGTCTCCTAAGTTGGCTGCTAATGCATTTTCACCTCCCATCCCCTGCCCCTCCCTCCACTTTATAG GTGAGACGGATTTCATGAAGCAAGAGGGGACTGCTCTATTGGAATCATTTGTAGACCCTGTTGTAATTCATCATCCCCGGGGCCACACAGTTCCAAGACTTG ATGAGAAGGCCCAGGAAACCGTGCTCCAATTCATCCAGAAGATTTGGAGTATCTCGTTGCAGGAAGAGTAG
- the LOC117918482 gene encoding esterase FUS5-like isoform X2, which yields MENQLQNKPRILCLHGFRTSAEILKKLVGKWPETVLGNLDLVFLDAPFPAQGKADVEGLFDPPYYEWFQSNQDFTEYINFEECLAYIEDYMLKHGPFHGLLGFSQGAILAAALPGMQAQVRRIS from the exons atggaaaatcaacttcaaaacaAACCCAGAATTCTCTGCCTTCACGGCTTCAGAACAAGCGCCGAAATCCTCAAGAAACTGGTGGGAAAATGGCCGGAAACAGTGCTGGGAAATTTGGATCTCGTCTTCCTCGATGCCCCTTTTCCAGCCCAAGGCAAAGCTGACGTCGAAGGACTCTTTGATCCTCCCTATTACGAATGGTTCCAATCCAACCAG GATTTCACggaatatataaattttgaagaatgccTTGCCTACATAGAAGATTACATGCTAAAGCATGGGCCCTTCCATGGTCTACTTGGTTTCTCCCAG GGTGCAATTTTGGCAGCTGCTTTGCCAGGGATGCAAGCACAG GTGAGACGGATTTCATGA
- the LOC117917643 gene encoding bet1-like protein At4g14600, with protein sequence MANLYRSREGLSARPVANSDEIQLRIDPVHADLDEEITGLHKKVTMLKTVAQEIESEAKFQNDYISQLQMTLSKTQAGLKNNMKRLNRAMAQKGSNHVLHVIIFGLACFSVVYLWSKHSRR encoded by the exons ATGGCCAATCTCTACAGATCCAG AGAAGGTCTAAGCGCGAGACCAGTAGCTAATTCCGATGAAATTCAGTTGAGGATCGACCCAGTGCATGCCGACTTGGACGAAGAGATCACGGGTCTCCACAAGAAAGTTACAATGCTCAAAACA GTAGCTCAAGAGATCGAGTCAGAAGCAAAATTTCAGAATGACTATATTTCTCAACTG CAAATGACACTGAGCAAAACCCAAGCGGGATTGAAGAATAACATGAAGAGGCTGAACAGGGCCATGGCGCAGAAGGGTTCAAATCATGTtttgcatgtgataatttttgGACTAGCTTGTTTCTCTGTGGTGTACCTATGGTCCAAGCACTCACGAAGGTGA
- the LOC117917317 gene encoding classical arabinogalactan protein 10-like — protein MKMTSTGFKVVMMLALLATSCMAQAPGASPTPTPTPPATSPAPSSPPSTPVPSPAPSSPAPSPTTASTPSPTPSPSSTSPSTPPTTTPSPSPSIASPPAPPTSGSGSPPTATPTESPNGSFADGWLNRVVIAGTALAGSFVAVAMI, from the coding sequence atgaagatgacTTCCACTGGGTTTAAAGTTGTGATGATGCTGGCTTTGTTGGCCACCTCATGCATGGCACAAGCTCCAGGAGCATCTCCAACACCGACACCCACACCCCCAGCGACCTCGCCTGCACCATCATCTCCGCCGTCCACTCCAGTTCCATCTCCGGCACCATCCTCTCCAGCTCCTTCTCCCACCACTGCCTCAACCCCATCACCCACTCCTTCTCCCTCCTCCACCTCACCTTCCACACCCCCTACTACtactccttctccttctcccaGCATCGCTTCTCCTCCGGCACCGCCGACATCCGGTTCCGGTTCACCCCCTACTGCAACCCCTACTGAATCACCCAACGGCAGCTTCGCTGATGGTTGGTTGAACAGAGTCGTCATTGCCGGAACTGCCCTGGCCGGATCATTCGTGGCGGTGGCCATGATCTAG
- the LOC117919207 gene encoding protein DETOXIFICATION 27-like: MSTNGQVIEKDAKVPLLQDYLSSYGEERHDRDLAGRIWEESKKLWHIVGPAIFSRIASYSMLVITQAFAGHLGDLELAAISIANNVIVGFDFGLLLGMASALETLCGQAFGAKKYFMLGVYMQRSWIVLFMCCVLILPLYLFASPILKLTGQPTNVAELSGVVARWMIPLHFSFAFQFPLQRFLQCQLKNGVVAWVALVALVVHVIVSWLFVYNFQLGVVGIAITLNFSWWVLVIGLMGYTVCGGCPLTWTGFSIEAFSGLWEFVKLSAASGVMLCLENWYYRILILMTGNLKNAEIAVDALSICMSINGWEMMIPLAFFAGTGVRVANELGAGNGKGAKFATIVAVATSIVIGLFFWLLIIFFHNELALIFSSSEPVLKAVNKLSILLAFTVLLNSVQPVLSGVAVGSGWQSYVAYINLGCYYLIGVPLGFLMGWGFHQGVMGIWAGMIFGGTALQTLILAIITIRCDWGKEAEKASLHVKKWAESI, translated from the exons ATGTCCACAAACGGGCAAGTGATCGAGAAAGACGCAAAGGTTCCCTTATTGCAAGATTATTTATCAAGCTATGGAGAAGAGAGGCATGATAGGGATCTTGCAGGGAGGATTTGGGAAGAATCGAAGAAGCTATGGCACATAGTGGGGCCTGCGATATTCAGCCGAATTGCCTCCTACTCCATGCTTGTGATCACCCAAGCCTTTGCTGGCCACCTGGGTGATCTTGAGCTCGCTGCTATCTCCATTGCCAATAATGTCATCGTCGGTTTCGACTTCGGTCTCTTG CTGGGGATGGCAAGTGCTTTAGAAACGCTATGTGGGCAAGCTTTTGGAGCCAAAAAGTACTTCATGTTGGGCGTATACATGCAACGTTCTTGGATAGTATTGTTCATGTGTTGTGTTCTCATTCTGCCTTTGTATCTATTTGCTTCTCCGATCTTGAAGCTGACCGGACAGCCCACAAACGTAGCTGAGCTATCTGGGGTTGTGGCCAGGTGGATGATCCCTCTTCACTTCAGCTTTGCTTTTCAGTTCCCTCTACAGAGGTTCCTGCAGTGCCAGCTGAAGAACGGTGTGGTTGCTTGGGTGGCTTTGGTGGCTCTTGTTGTCCATGTGATCGTAAGCTGGTTGTTTGTGTACAACTTTCAGCTGGGGGTGGTGGGCATAGCTATtactttgaatttttcttggtgGGTTCTAGTGATTGGGTTGATGGGTTACACCGTATGTGGTGGGTGTCCTCTCACATGGACTGGTTTCTCCATTGAAGCCTTCTCTGGTCTTTGGGAGTTCGTCAAACTCTCTGCTGCTTCTGGGGTCATGCTCTG CTTGGAGAATTGGTACTACAGAATTTTGATACTGATGACTGGAAACTTAAAGAATGCAGAGATTGCGGTGGACGCTTTGTCAATTTG CATGTCAATAAATGGGTGGGAAATGATGATTCCTCTGGCTTTCTTTGCTGGAACCGG AGTGAGGGTGGCAAACGAGCTGGGTGCAGGCAATGGAAAAGGAGCCAAGTTTGCAACGATTGTAGCAGTGGCCACATCCATTGTGATCGGCCTCTTCTTCTGGCTACTCATTATCTTCTTCCACAATGAGCTTGCCCTAATATTCTCGTCGAGTGAACCAGTCTTGAAGGCAGTTAACAAGCTCTCCATCCTCTTAGCCTTCACGGTTCTCCTCAACAGCGTTCAGCCTGTTCTCTCTG GGGTGGCTGTGGGATCTGGGTGGCAATCTTATGTCGCTTATATAAACCTAGGCTGCTACTATCTGATCGGGGTCCCCCTCGGCTTTTTGATGGGATGGGGCTTCCATCAGGGAGTCATG GGTATCTGGGCTGGTATGATCTTTGGAGGAACTGCACTGCAGACCTTGATATTGGCCATCATTACCATTCGGTGTGACTGGGGAAaggag GCAGAGAAAGCGAGCCTGCATGTAAAGAAGTGGGCAGAGTCGATTTAA
- the LOC117919417 gene encoding putative clathrin assembly protein At4g40080: MGRSTKLRDLIGAIKDKASLSKAALLSKPNTLSLHLSLLRATTHEPSIPPHDKHIAALLSFGNSSRATASAVIEALMDRLQNTHDASVAIKCLIAVHHIIRRGSFILQDQLSIYPSTGGRNYLKLSGFRDSSDPITWELSTWVRWYSCYLEHVLSTSRVLGFFLCSSLSTVNKDEEVEQVSALTNQQLIREIASLVDVIEETYKAPDSLHVHGDRLLSEVMNLVGDDYLSAINEVSLRINEFGERLRALSFGESVELMCALKRLENCKERSSIQPHRKKASMETFWGLVSEMKDRVGKECREDARMVMIGRRDRACESARLGERVLKSSDSVRFGSGRLVSNGFAFSILESVES; encoded by the coding sequence ATGGGGCGAAGCACAAAACTGAGGGACCTGATAGGAGCCATCAAGGACAAGGCTTCGCTGAGCAAAGCAGCTCTTCTCTCCAAGCCAAACACGCTCTCTCTCCACCTATCCCTCCTCCGAGCCACCACTCACGAGCCCTCTATTCCTCCCCATGACAAGCATATCGCCGCCCTCCTCTCCTTCGGAAACAGCTCACGCGCCACGGCCTCCGCCGTCATCGAAGCCCTCATGGACCGCCTCCAGAACACCCACGACGCCTCCGTCGCCATCAAGTGCCTCATCGCCGTCCACCACATCATCAGACGCGGCAGCTTTATCCTCCAAGACCAGCTCTCCATCTACCCCTCCACCGGCGGCCGAAACTACCTCAAACTCTCCGGCTTCCGCGACTCCTCTGATCCGATCACGTGGGAGCTCTCTACTTGGGTCAGATGGTACTCTTGCTATCTCGAACACGTCCTCTCAACTTCGAGAGTCTTGGGTTTCTTCCTCTGCTCTTCCTTGTCCACCGTGAACAAAGACGAAGAAGTAGAGCAAGTTTCAGCTCTCACGAACCAACAGCTGATCCGAGAGATAGCGTCTTTGGTGGATGTCATCGAGGAGACTTACAAAGCACCCGATTCTCTACACGTCCACGGCGACAGATTACTCAGCGAGGTCATGAACTTGGTCGGCGACGATTATCTATCTGCAATAAATGAGGTCTCCCTCAGAATCAATGAGTTCGGAGAGAGGCTGAGGGCTCTGAGTTTCGGAGAATCAGTTGAGTTGATGTGTGCTTTGAAAAGATTAGAGAATTGTAAAGAGAGGTCCTCGATCCAGCCCCATCGGAAGAAAGCTTCAATGGAGACGTTCTGGGGATTGGTGAGTGAGATGAAAGATAGGGTTGGAAAGGAGTGCAGAGAAGACGCTAGAATGGTGATGATAGGGAGGAGAGATAGGGCATGTGAGTCGGCTCGGTTGGGAGAGCGAGTTCTGAAGTCGAGTGACTCAGTCCGGTTCGGTTCAGGAAGACTGGTCTCGAACGGGTTTGCCTTTTCAATTCTCGAGTCGGTCGAGTCGTGA
- the LOC117917320 gene encoding E3 ubiquitin-protein ligase ATL31-like, giving the protein MRKKLNWSRLIVRQLYDFFHAVPYGIPYFKLMPLLPLVLPSATAQTGTMSSNNPYGIDANFNPSMTIIIVVLVLAFFFMGLLSVYIRQCTESRITGSARPAAAINSGNTTQGLDAALIQAFPVFVYSSVKDLKIGKGTLECAVCLSEFEDEETLRLLPKCDHVFHPNCIDAWLAFHTTCPVCRANLTLDSGELSGSMAVTPNSSDSSDEPTSTSELTELTQVPIDVDEEQTRDSRVLLMVNTRESPQAKFPRSHSTGHLPVQAGESSERHTLRLPEEVRKQILSAKLRRTSSSVEALQRQWSSRRGYRSGGEGSSRGRSNVDRQVGRSERTARSDRWVFSKAPPFFSRTVSGKSIKSAADGDVTSMVAPSKSFFTSVVGPLDCLAVKMEGGEQQLSRPAV; this is encoded by the coding sequence CTCCTGCCTTTGGTGCTGCCGTCGGCCACTGCACAAACTGGTACGATGTCGTCAAACAATCCGTATGGCATCGACGCTAATTTTAATCCTTCAATGACCATCATAATAGTGGTCCTAGTCTTGGCCTTCTTCTTCATGGGCTTGCTTTCTGTGTACATCCGCCAGTGCACGGAGAGCCGTATCACCGGCAGCGCGCGTCCGGCCGCCGCCATAAACAGCGGAAACACCACCCAGGGACTGGATGCTGCCTTGATTCAAGCATTTCCAGTTTTTGTGTACTCTTCAGTGAAAGATCTCAAGATCGGCAAGGGAACGCTGGAGTGCGCAGTGTGCTTAAGCGAGTTCGAAGATGAGGAGACGCTTCGCTTGTTGCCCAAGTGCGATCACGTCTTTCATCCTAATTGTATCGATGCTTGGTTAGCTTTCCACACAACATGTCCTGTTTGCCGAGCTAATCTCACGCTGGATTCTGGGGAACTCTCCGGGAGTATGGCAGTCACACCTAACTCAAGCGACTCGTCCGACGAGCCAACTTCTACATCAGAACTCACTGAGTTAACTCAAGTTCCGATCGACGTTGACGAAGAGCAAACCAGAGATTCCCGAGTGCTTCTGATGGTAAACACTAGAGAGAGTCCGCAAGCGAAGTTTCCGAGATCGCATTCCACCGGTCACTTACCGGTTCAAGCGGGAGAGAGCAGCGAGAGGCATACGCTGAGGTTGCCGGAGGAGGTGAGGAAACAGATCTTGAGCGCTAAGCTTAGACGAACGTCGAGCTCTGTCGAGGCTTTGCAGAGGCAGTGGAGCTCGAGGAGAGGTTACCGGAGTGGTGGAGAGGGCAGTAGCAGGGGAAGGAGCAACGTGGACCGCCAAGTCGGCCGGTCCGAACGAACCGCACGGTCGGACCGGTGGGTATTTTCTAAGGCACCGCCATTCTTCTCCAGGACCGTTTCCGGCAAGTCGATAAAGAGTGCAGCTGACGGCGACGTAACGTCAATGGTGGCGCCTTCCAAGTCGTTTTTCACGTCCGTCGTAGGACCGTTAGATTGTCTGGCCGTGAAAATGGAGGGAGGGGAACAGCAACTGAGTAGACCTGCCGTTTGA